GCACATCACGGAAGGTGCTGAGGGCAGCGTTGGCTCCTAACCCTGCAAAACCTTACCGTGTTTGTGATTCCTGTTTCTTGAAATTGAACAATGCCATTGATTCTAGCGCAGTTAATAAGAGGAAAGAGGCTGTGCCTCGCCACTCCGGTGAAAGCAATACTGATGCGAAATTAGCTAAAGCAATTATTCCTAGTAACTTGGATATGATTAGAAGTTTGGATAGCAAGGCAGCAAAACAAGGGAAGAAAACAGATGCGCTGTCATTCCTTCGAAATCCTCAAATGAATTCACTTCTTCAGTTGAGAGATATTGCTTTATCTGGTGGATTTGATCTGAACAGACCGGTTCAAAAAACAGTTCGCACACCAGCAGTTCGATCGGTAAACACTTCGAGGGCTGTTTCCCCTTTCTCTCGAAAGCCTAGCCCACCACGTTCTACCACACCAACACATGGCCTTTCGATCGCGAAAAGTGCTACTGATAATCTCAcgaaaaaaaatgagatgtTAAATCAGGAAGTTGAAAGACTCCGTGGACAGGTATCTCAATTTATTTATGTGCCAGTATGTAGcgttcttttttgttgtgtggGCAAAAACTAATTTATGCACCTGGTTAGGTTGATAATCTTAGGCACCGTTGTGAGCTCCAAGACCTGGAGTTACAGAAGTCAGCTAAGAAAGTACAAGAGGCCATGACGCTGGTTGCAGAGGAATCTGGAAAGTCCAAAGCTGCAAAGGAAGTCATAAAATCCCTAACAGCACAGGTAATATTCCTTAGCTTTGTGCTCCTCTTCTCAGAAACCCATGAATCAATTTTTAGCTTTTGCTTGCCTGCAATATTCCTTGCACATAAAATTGTTGGTTATTAAAGACACCAAGATTATGGTAATGGTCTCGTGCTGGAGGTTTAATCATTGCACCAAAAACAAAAGTAatatttttcacattgaaAGAATAGCAATGGCTCAATGTTCAGCACCTAAGGACTCATTTAGTCATAAAAAATTTATGTTCTGAAATAAAATTTTGTATTTGGTGCCTAACATAGTAACATGTCAAAATATTCAATCAAGCTTTCTTCATCTGTGTTAAGTATGACTTCCTTCGATTTTGTTACTGAAATCCTTTCCCCTCCTGATTACTGTGTCTTCCTTTTCTGTGGCTGTAGCTCAAGGATATGGCTGAAAGACTGCCTCCAGATCCGGGAGCCTATGATGGCAATGATGCAAAGCAGTCACAGTTTCCAAATGGAATTGAGTCTCATGGTTCTATTTACTCTAGCATGAATGGGATTCATCAGCCACGAAATGAGTCTATCCATGCTTTAAACATGCCTAGCCTGAACAGTGGACGAGCCTTGCACTCAAATGGAATTTCTGGTCAACATAAATCACCAGGTAATAATATTAGTGAAAATAACGAAGTGAGTGCTCACAGACATAGGGTTTCAAGTCCTCATGATGCTGAGCATTCAAATCGAAGAGGGCACGACAGTGGTGATGAATTGTTCACTGCAAGCCGTAGAGCGGGTGATAGTGCTAGCATGGATACCATGTCCCTTCAAAATGGTGAGGACGGTTACAAATCTCGAGGCACGGTATCACTGTCCGGTAACCAAGTTCAGGCTGAGTGGATTGAACAGTATGAACCAGGTGTATACATAACATTGATGACGCTTATTGACGGGACTCGGGATCTGAAGAGGGTGCGCTTCAGGTAAGTCGATATTTTATTGTCTTCCCTCTTAAATACTGCTATAGTTGTTTCTTCTTTAATAGATAGGAGTATATGCTGGAGTAAGTTTTAGCAATTCACTTCTTGAGTCTGACATCCCAGAAAATAGGTTGCATGCAGCTACTTATTGATAGTGGCATGTCCAAGAGCATAAAATAGAAGGCTGTTCTATTCCCTGGTTCAGTCTAATTACCATTTATTGTATAATGCTTTGTGTCATGCGGCTTATTCAATTGTTTCTTACCCTCTTTACTAATCAGCACCTCAACTGCTGCCAACCTACTCTATCTAATGACATGAAGTCTATGCTGGGAGCTTACTGAGAACCATGAAATGTTTACTTTGCTTTACATGTTCTTTTCTTCACCAAATTTTAACCTGCCTTGTTCCAAACCATTTCCAGTCGAAGACGGTTTAGCGAGCATCAAGCAGAGAACTGGTGGAACGAGAACCATGAAAAGGTTTATGAACGGTACGACGTGAGGAGCTCTGAGCGAGCATCATCGGCTGCATCGACCCGGTCAGCCAGATGACCTGAGGACTGACTTGCTGCCTAGCCGATCATCCGAGCTTCATTTTTTCTCCTGCAATGTCGATAGTTTATTCCTTGTTCCGCAATTGGATCATCCAttcaggcaggcaggcaggcataATACAAGGGTTTTGTAGCCCTGCCCTGTGCCCTGGATGTAATGTAAATATAGAGCTGCCAAATGCTAGTCTGGGAAAGAGGAGTGGAGGGTGTGTTTGAGATCCAGCCTCCTCTTTCCCCCAATTCTGTAGCCAATTCAGGAGTAACATTCATAAAATTTCTCTAGCCATCTTCCAAAGTTTCTGCATCGCATTTCATCCTGTGACGTTGCGGTTTCTTTGATGCCTATGAAACCAAATTCTAAACAAATACCAGGATAAAGAATCAAACAGTCTTCCGCACTGAGCATCATGCAAACGTTTAACCGAAAACAAAATGATTATCAAGATTAACAAATTTTAGTGAGTAATGCCTTGTCATTTCTCTTGCGACTGTTTTTCCAGCAGATTCCGTCTTCTATACACGATATAATTATCGATTTGTTTGAAGCTTTTCGTATCAAGATAATTAAAGAGTGCTTATCAATGTTGTGAGAAAGATGCTGGAGTGTTTCCAAACGAAGGATTTGAATTCGaatgcaaaatttgaaaaagaaaacgtcCCACTTAATTATTTTGAAACTCCTGCTACAGTACTACTCGAGCAGCGCATTTCTATCCTCCCAAATCTCCTCCAGATCCCCCGCGGCCTCTCCACGTCCACTGAatcccagcgccggagccggcgacGAGCGGAGATGCCGTCGTCCAAGCCGACTTCGCAGCCGCTCTCCCTCGCGCTCCCTTccgccggcggccgctccCTGCAGGACTTCCCCTCCCTCTTCTCCGACCTCacctcgctcctcctccaccacacgcctgcctcctcccacgccgccgtcttctcctcctcctccctctccatcCCCATCCCCATCCCCACCTCCGCGGCTCAGGCTCCCGCGCCGGCGCAGGTGCCGACACCGCTCGCGCGCGCGGCCATCGGGGCgtgcgcgggcgcggcggcgggggccttCACCTACGCGGCTTTGCTCCCGATCGACGCCGTCAAGACCCGCCTccaggccggcgccgcctcccgcggCTCGTGGCAGGTCTTCCTCGACATCCTCCGCGCCGACGGGCCGCTGGGCCTCTACCGCGGCCTCTCCGCCGTCATCCTcggctccgcctcctcctccgccatctACTTCGGCACCTGCGAGCTCGCCAAGTCGCTGCTCCGCCCGCACCTGCCCCCGTTCCTCGTGCCCCCgctcgccggcgccagcgGCAACAtatcctcctccgccatcaTGGTCCCCAAGGAGCTCATCACGCAGCGGCTCCAGTCGGGCGCCGCCAAGGGCCGCTCCTGGCAGGTGCTCCTCCAGATCCTCCAGGCCGACGGCTTCTTCGGCCTCTACGCCGGCTACACCGCCACCCTCCTCCGCAACCTCCCAGCCGGGGTGCTCAGCTACTCCTCCTTCGAGTACCTCAAGGCCTTCACTCTGAAGCACAGCGACAGGGAGAACATGACGCCTGGGGAGAGCGTGCTGTGTGGCGCTCTCGCAGGCGCGATATCGGCGGCGCTCACCACCCCACTGGATGTCGTCAAGACGCGGCTGATGACAAGGGTGGGCACCGAGGGGAGCCGCACGGTGGTGGGGACGATGCGGGAGGTTGTCGCAGAGGAAGGTCTGATGGGTCTGTCCCGGGGCATTGGACCGAGGATCCTGCACAGTGCGTGCTTTGCGGCGATAGGCTACTGTGCCTTTGAGACGGCGAGGCTCGCCATCCTCAAGTCATACCTTGAAGGGTGTGAGAGGAAAGCCGCAGCAGAGATCAAGACCAGAGTTGCCGCAGCTTGAGGGTGTATGCTTCCTTTCCTTCTTTCAGGAAGGTAATTGCTTGCTTCGGGAGTGTGGAGTTTTGTTGTGGCTACCTAGCTATGATATGATGCAGATGCTGTACTCGCttaatgtttttattttagcATCATTAAAGTTTCAGTTGTAGAGTTTGAAGGATATGAGAAGTGATAATATGAAGCAGTATGGGAATACATTTTGTGGAATACCTGATTTTACTCCTTTCATTATGTGTATGTGCGCATGGGTGTGTGATTACAATGAAAGCTCACAAACCTGAATGCTTTGTGTTCCAGTTTCCATTAACCCAAAGCATATTGTTGGCTAAAACTCTCCACTACTGTAGCAGCCATGCAAATATTTCAGGCATTTACGCTGTTTTGTTTGCTACTGTTCAGAAAATATCACAGTTATAGAATGTTACAGGCGTACTAAATTACTATTTAAGTTTGTGGACATCTGGGACCACAGAAATCGTATATGACATCATTTAAGATGACACTGCTACAAGCGATCACAGTTTGAGGCAAATGAACATCCTATGGTTCATCATTGGAAGTACTTTTCGCAGAATGAATCAGCAGCATGTGGGTAATGAATCTTGATCAAATTCTCTAGGCACTTCTTGTAGGAGAAATCTGTAGGAGGGCCTTCTGAGGACACGACGTACAAGCACCTGCTGCCACGTTGATGCCTAGCAACCTGCAATCAGGGAAAGAGTTCTCATGACATTCCCATTTTGGTTCCTCTGATGCATCAGAAGACAAAAAGGCAAGCTGTTTACCATTATGTAATTGTCCCGTCCTGccatcttcttttccttctctggGTGGTACTCAAGAATATTTTTGACGATGAATTTCTCATCGTCTTCACAAAGTTTCACACCATCCCTGCAAAATATTGAAAGAGATGGACTGTAGCAAGGGATACAAACACAAGAGGAGCGGTGTCTACAAGAGCAGGTGCATTTTTTCAATCATTGTAGTTACTTAGACTTTGTGATATTTAAACTTAAACCCATCTTTCATCTTATCAACTATCTACCAGCTTAGTCCCTGTAGAATTGTAGCTAGTTTTCAGTActtgtacttttttttagttgCGTTGAGCTAGAAACTATACCTTGATTCACGGATTACCCTCTGTACTTCTTTCATGATGGGATCGATTTGAGCGTGTATCTGCTGCTCCACCAGAGTAAAATTAGCACGAACTCCTTGTCCAGCACTGCTGTTCTTCTGgcctttccctttcttacTGTTGCTACCTCCACGACGTGATCCATTTGATTTCCATGCTGCTCCTCTACCACAACCTGGACCAAGATTACCAGGATTCGTGTTCCATCCACCAGAGTTAGACGGTCCTGAAAAGGCAAAGTTCGGTGCATCTGTGGTATTTGCTCTCTGGGCTTTCCACCTGCTGTTACTACCTCCATGTCGTGGTCCCTCTGAGTTCCAGACTGCTCCTCTACCACCACCTCGACCAAGATTACCAGTCTTCCTGTTCCATCCACCATCGCTAGATGCTTCTGTAATGGCAAAACTTTGCGGTCCTGTAAAATTTGCTCCAGTGTTGTTCCAATTCTGATTACCATCTTGCTGTGTTGAATCTGAGCTCCAGCTACTCTTAGGTTGCCTTCTCTGATAAGTTTGCCAGTTTCCAACTGAGCTCCAGTTATTATTAGTTTGCCTTGTATTTTGTTCTCGTCCAGTTCTCCTACCCTGAAGATCATGCAGCAGAAAATCAGCTTTTGGTTTGTCTGTCCAAGAGATTGGAGTGTTTCCTCCCATACATAACATCTCATCCTCTTCAAGTTCATCCTGTTGAAGGTTGTCAACATCATACAAGCAGGAATCATGGGGGACAATTGCCAAGTCTTCAGTGACTCCTGTTGTTTCTACTGCTGCGAGGAATTCATATAAGTTATACCCACCGAGGTTCCCATTTCCCGCTGACTGTAAAAGATCGAGAAGTTCAGAGCAGAGGGGAGAATATATGTTTTGCATGGATAAGAGAGTGACACATAGGCAAGTTTAATGGTTGCCATACCAGTTTCCCATCATTCAATTGGATTTCGAAGGCTGAACCAGTTCCAATTGGTGCACGCTTGCCCCAAGAGCAGGTGGACACCACAGTATCCAGCTGATCAGAGTAGAACTTCCCAGCACCCTCCTCAAAGCATTGGATTGGTCTCTGTGACACGTTATTCTCATTTTTGAATCATGGCTGACACTTGACATATCAAAATTGGGAGGTCAAAAGGAAAGGGAAGTGAGGACTTACAGAGAGTGTAGCTTTCATAAAGGGTGCCTGAACCTTAAGGGACTTGAATGTGGCCTTGTAACCATAGATGTTGAAACCGTGCAAGTTACCAGTGCAGGTCATGCTGCTTGCAACAGTTGTCAGGTGCTCCTCAAAAACTGATTTTGTTATCATTCCAACTGCCTTGGAAAGGTGCTGCAAGGATGATCGAAAACATGAGTAACGCTTCAATAGAAGCTACACTTGATTTGAATTATGGCAAGGTAATGCTGGACCTGTGTGACTCGACCGAAGGCGCCCGAAATTCCATGCACTTGCCGAACTTGTTGGATGCTGTAAGGGACAGACCTGGAAGTGTCGATCAGATCCATCACAGGGATGCATGCGTCCATTGCTGTTCCCCAGGCATCACCATTCTCTCCAATTGAGGCTTTTTCTACTATGATTTCCAATGCCAATTCACCCTTCTGTTCAGCATCGGGCTTCTGGACCCAACATGTAGCTTGTGGTTAAACCCATGTTATGTTGGCCTCCTGGACTCGAGGATCACGTGGGAGAAGGTGCAGGAATGTCTCTTTGGTAAGCAAAATTGCATAAGCCATAAATAAAAGCATATTCATCTGGATTTTCTATATGCATGGCACCTAGGTATGAATGTGAAGTATTGTTTTACCTTTAATAATTGTGTCCAAGACTATAGGAGAAATGGTATTGACCATCAAGTGGACAAATCGTGTGGAAGGTTCAAGTATTTGTGTCGTGACACTTTCAGTTAGGAAAAACTGCAAGCAGGAGACCTGAAAAGGTTTCTTATAATCTCCATCTTGGTAGCACAAACACTCGCTGCAAATAAGTGATGCCAGATTATGTTCAGAAGTTATAGCATAAATCATTTGAAATTCATGCTTGATTTTCGCAATATAGCATGGTGGGAAGTCCCTAATGCATAAATTACCCAATGAAAAACATATTCAACGTAAGTCTTGATCCACTAAGATTTAGATCCACTAAAATCTAAATATAGGAATA
The Brachypodium distachyon strain Bd21 chromosome 2, Brachypodium_distachyon_v3.0, whole genome shotgun sequence genome window above contains:
- the LOC100827758 gene encoding protein MITOFERRINLIKE 1, chloroplastic gives rise to the protein MPSSKPTSQPLSLALPSAGGRSLQDFPSLFSDLTSLLLHHTPASSHAAVFSSSSLSIPIPIPTSAAQAPAPAQVPTPLARAAIGACAGAAAGAFTYAALLPIDAVKTRLQAGAASRGSWQVFLDILRADGPLGLYRGLSAVILGSASSSAIYFGTCELAKSLLRPHLPPFLVPPLAGASGNISSSAIMVPKELITQRLQSGAAKGRSWQVLLQILQADGFFGLYAGYTATLLRNLPAGVLSYSSFEYLKAFTLKHSDRENMTPGESVLCGALAGAISAALTTPLDVVKTRLMTRVGTEGSRTVVGTMREVVAEEGLMGLSRGIGPRILHSACFAAIGYCAFETARLAILKSYLEGCERKAAAEIKTRVAAA